In Haloplasma contractile SSD-17B, the following are encoded in one genomic region:
- a CDS encoding biotin transporter BioY translates to MEDLTKTSYSITYGNFTTKRMTFISLFTALTVVFTVIFPSIQLPFIPVPITLQTLVVILAGLLLRPTDAFISMSIYLCLGAIGLPVFANGNGGMSVLAGPTGGFLFAFPLAAFFISSATNVIDKKLQGNNYLYIGSILLTSIIFGIFLVYLIGAVGLSAYLGWTYKKAFLYTLAFVPVDLIKIALATSVKMSLKNYTFYK, encoded by the coding sequence ATGGAAGATTTAACAAAAACAAGCTATAGCATCACATATGGGAATTTTACTACAAAACGAATGACGTTTATTTCATTATTCACAGCATTAACCGTAGTCTTTACGGTAATATTCCCCTCAATACAATTACCATTCATCCCAGTTCCAATTACACTACAAACTTTGGTTGTTATATTAGCAGGACTCTTATTAAGGCCAACAGATGCTTTTATAAGTATGTCTATATACCTCTGTTTAGGGGCAATCGGTTTGCCTGTATTTGCTAATGGTAATGGAGGGATGAGTGTACTAGCAGGACCTACTGGTGGTTTCTTATTTGCCTTTCCTTTGGCAGCATTCTTTATTAGCTCTGCAACTAATGTAATCGATAAAAAGCTACAGGGTAATAATTATCTATATATTGGATCTATTCTTTTAACAAGTATTATATTTGGAATATTCTTGGTATATTTAATAGGTGCAGTTGGTTTATCAGCATACTTAGGTTGGACATATAAAAAGGCCTTTTTATATACACTAGCCTTTGTACCAGTCGATTTAATAAAGATCGCACTAGCCACTAGTGTAAAAATGAGTCTTAAAAATTATACGTTTTATAAATAG